Proteins co-encoded in one Pseudarthrobacter chlorophenolicus A6 genomic window:
- a CDS encoding methylated-DNA--[protein]-cysteine S-methyltransferase: MTAQLLQLSTPDGPFTILARDGVVLASGWTAGPGALTGQIHPALLPASFEEVTTLGGISDAVEAFYSGDPAPAMAVPVQQQSGPFRSHAWEVLREVKPGFPVTYSEYAALAGNPKAVRAAASACAFNAAALFVPCHRVIRTDGSLGGFRWGLQVKESLLAREAA; this comes from the coding sequence ATGACAGCCCAACTGCTGCAGCTCTCCACCCCCGACGGACCGTTCACCATCCTCGCCCGCGACGGCGTGGTGCTGGCGTCCGGGTGGACCGCCGGACCCGGCGCATTGACCGGGCAGATCCACCCCGCGTTGCTCCCCGCCTCGTTCGAAGAGGTGACCACGCTGGGCGGCATATCGGACGCTGTGGAAGCTTTCTACAGCGGGGACCCGGCACCCGCGATGGCCGTGCCTGTCCAGCAGCAGTCCGGGCCTTTCCGCTCCCATGCGTGGGAGGTCCTGCGGGAGGTCAAACCCGGCTTCCCGGTGACGTACAGCGAGTATGCGGCGCTGGCGGGCAATCCCAAAGCAGTCCGGGCGGCGGCCAGTGCCTGTGCGTTCAACGCCGCGGCCCTGTTCGTTCCGTGCCACCGGGTGATCCGGACGGACGGCAGCCTGGGCGGGTTCCGCTGGGGGCTGCAGGTCAAGGAAAGCCTGCTGGCGCGCGAGGCTGCCTGA
- a CDS encoding HAD-IIA family hydrolase yields the protein MTAISLISRFDALLSDLDGVVYAGPHAIPGAVESLQQLAGVGVGLGYVTNNASRSPAEVAAHLRELGAPAEDEQVVSSSQAAADLLASRLAPGSKVLITGSPALAHEIELVGLTPVFGQDEEPVAVVQGFNPGIGWKDLAEAAYVVSAGALWVATNTDMSIPQARGIAPGNGTLVAAVTAATGRTPLVAGKPEAPLFHSAAKRLGAERPLVVGDRLDTDILGGNNAGFATAAVLTGVDTLESILATRSAERPDYIIGALSDLYLPYPDVTHDDGTYVCGDATARVANGAVGVIGSKDNLDAWRAACAAWWAATPDAPTAQAPKLAWLGH from the coding sequence ATGACTGCCATTTCCCTGATTTCCCGCTTTGACGCCCTCCTGTCCGACCTGGACGGGGTGGTGTACGCCGGCCCGCATGCTATTCCAGGTGCCGTGGAGTCGCTGCAGCAGCTGGCCGGCGTTGGCGTGGGTCTTGGCTACGTCACGAACAACGCCTCGCGCTCCCCGGCCGAGGTGGCAGCCCACCTGCGGGAACTCGGGGCGCCGGCAGAGGATGAGCAAGTAGTCAGTTCATCCCAGGCGGCCGCGGACCTGCTGGCTTCGCGCCTGGCGCCGGGCTCGAAGGTCCTCATCACGGGAAGTCCGGCGCTGGCCCACGAAATCGAGCTCGTGGGCCTCACCCCGGTCTTCGGCCAGGACGAGGAGCCCGTGGCCGTGGTCCAGGGCTTCAACCCCGGCATCGGCTGGAAGGACCTGGCCGAGGCTGCATATGTGGTGTCCGCCGGTGCCCTGTGGGTGGCGACGAACACGGACATGTCCATCCCGCAGGCGCGTGGGATAGCGCCCGGGAACGGAACGCTGGTGGCAGCGGTGACCGCTGCCACCGGCCGGACGCCGCTCGTGGCGGGCAAACCGGAGGCACCGCTGTTCCATTCGGCTGCGAAGCGGCTCGGCGCGGAACGCCCGCTGGTAGTGGGCGACAGGCTGGACACCGACATCCTCGGCGGCAACAACGCAGGGTTTGCCACTGCCGCGGTGCTGACCGGCGTCGACACCCTGGAATCGATCCTGGCTACCCGCTCCGCCGAGCGCCCGGATTACATCATCGGCGCCCTGTCCGACCTGTACCTCCCGTACCCCGACGTGACGCACGACGACGGCACGTACGTCTGCGGCGACGCCACGGCACGCGTGGCCAACGGCGCAGTGGGGGTCATCGGCAGCAAGGACAACCTTGACGCGTGGCGGGCCGCCTGTGCCGCGTGGTGGGCGGCGACGCCGGACGCACCAACGGCGCAGGCACCCAAACTGGCCTGGCTCGGTCACTAG
- a CDS encoding pyridoxine/pyridoxamine 5'-phosphate oxidase, producing MSETFRKFLRALPDFPAGLPEFDPATAPQDPAELFRQWLDEALAAGEPQPHAFSLATVGDDGGRPQPSSRMLILKNIDDDGWHFATSRTSRKGRELAAAPQAAMNFYWPSQGRQVRVAGPVAELSAEASALDWADRPRSDGSSNPGWQLYAVQPTEYEFWQASNDRQHVRHRLGRNGVPAD from the coding sequence ATGAGCGAAACCTTCCGAAAGTTCCTCCGCGCCCTCCCGGACTTCCCGGCCGGCCTTCCGGAGTTCGACCCCGCCACAGCGCCCCAGGACCCCGCGGAACTCTTTAGGCAGTGGCTGGACGAGGCCCTGGCGGCCGGCGAACCGCAGCCACACGCCTTCAGCCTCGCCACGGTCGGCGACGACGGCGGCAGGCCGCAGCCGTCGTCGCGCATGCTGATCCTGAAGAACATCGACGACGACGGGTGGCACTTCGCCACGTCCCGCACCTCCCGCAAGGGCAGGGAATTGGCCGCTGCGCCGCAGGCTGCGATGAACTTTTACTGGCCGTCCCAGGGCCGGCAGGTCCGGGTGGCCGGTCCGGTGGCCGAACTGTCGGCTGAGGCGTCCGCCCTGGACTGGGCGGACCGCCCGCGCAGCGACGGCAGCAGCAACCCGGGCTGGCAGTTGTACGCCGTCCAACCCACCGAGTACGAGTTTTGGCAGGCCAGCAACGACCGGCAGCATGTGCGGCACAGGCTGGGCCGCAACGGCGTACCCGCGGACTAG
- a CDS encoding HelD family protein, whose amino-acid sequence MLDADLAHEREYVAGLYARLEELREEKRRQLAQVRRSGAVGTMQNVSERDAFAALYEDRLAQLDAVDDRLVFGRLDLDSGEEQYIGRIGLTTEDLQRLMVDWRAPEAGHFYQATAFDRQGVRRRRHLILQGRDVKAIEDDVLDASMLSEDESLQGEGALLAALNSKRTGRMSDIVSTIQSEQDRIIRSSISGALVVQGGPGTGKTAVALHRAAYLLYTHRDRLKSAGVLLVGPSSSFMKYIERVLPSLGETGVVMASVGRLMPGIHAVPEADPDVAAIKGRLDMAKIVANAVSNRQRTPAANRILEVDGRKLTLTPRQVRRARERARSTGKPHNEARVTFVKILLRELTEQLTDMIEADNIGNNADRSYLAEDVRTARDVRIALNLCWMPMTPEKLISELFSKPAILEFCTPHLSPAERELLRRPVDAPWTEADVPLLDEAAELLGELDPAAGRGLAQQEHDRARDLANAKQTLENMQMAGVDPLMSAEELAEQNREQEARQTAAERATSDRTWAFGHIVVDEAQELSPMQWRLLVRRCPLKSFTIVGDIAQTSSVAGANSWQGALAPMFGERWQLEELTVNYRTPSQIAEAAVRMANAAGLVVSAPKAVREGRWSPIVDEVEAGAVVSRLVEVLPEELEALDGGLLAVIADGELLPAATSALRAAYGRRIGTGAGSYEQDIVVISPREAKGLEFDGVVVLEPSTMLNHEHGKVGDLYVAMTRATQRLRLIAAQPVPAGIVR is encoded by the coding sequence ATGCTCGACGCCGATTTGGCCCACGAACGTGAGTATGTAGCCGGCCTGTATGCCCGGCTGGAAGAGCTCCGCGAGGAGAAGCGCCGGCAGCTGGCGCAAGTGCGCCGGTCCGGTGCCGTGGGCACCATGCAGAACGTCTCCGAGCGCGACGCGTTCGCGGCACTGTACGAAGACCGCCTGGCGCAGCTGGACGCCGTCGATGACCGCCTGGTCTTCGGCCGCCTCGACCTGGACTCCGGCGAGGAACAGTACATCGGCCGGATCGGCCTCACCACCGAGGACCTGCAGCGGCTCATGGTGGACTGGCGCGCCCCCGAGGCCGGGCACTTCTACCAGGCCACCGCCTTCGACCGGCAGGGCGTCCGCAGGCGCCGCCACCTGATCCTGCAGGGCCGCGATGTCAAAGCCATTGAAGACGACGTGCTGGACGCGTCGATGCTCTCGGAGGACGAATCCCTGCAGGGCGAGGGCGCCCTGCTGGCCGCGCTGAACTCCAAGCGGACCGGCCGGATGTCGGACATCGTCAGCACCATCCAGTCCGAACAGGACCGGATCATCCGCTCCTCCATTTCGGGCGCCTTGGTGGTGCAGGGCGGGCCCGGCACGGGCAAGACCGCCGTGGCGCTGCACCGCGCCGCCTACCTGCTGTACACCCACCGGGACCGGCTCAAGAGCGCAGGCGTGCTGCTGGTAGGACCGTCGTCGTCGTTCATGAAGTACATCGAACGCGTGCTTCCCTCGCTGGGCGAGACCGGCGTCGTAATGGCCAGTGTGGGCCGGCTGATGCCCGGAATCCACGCGGTTCCCGAGGCCGACCCGGACGTCGCCGCCATCAAGGGCCGCCTGGACATGGCCAAGATCGTAGCCAACGCGGTCTCCAACCGCCAGCGGACTCCCGCGGCCAACCGCATCCTTGAAGTGGACGGCCGCAAGCTGACCCTGACGCCGCGGCAGGTCCGCCGCGCACGCGAGCGGGCGCGTTCCACCGGGAAACCCCACAACGAGGCACGCGTGACGTTCGTCAAGATCCTGCTGCGTGAACTCACCGAACAGCTCACCGACATGATCGAAGCGGACAACATCGGCAACAACGCCGACCGCTCCTACCTGGCCGAGGACGTCCGTACCGCCCGGGACGTGCGGATCGCGCTGAACCTGTGCTGGATGCCAATGACGCCGGAAAAGCTGATCTCCGAGCTGTTCAGCAAGCCCGCCATCCTCGAGTTCTGCACCCCGCACCTCTCCCCGGCGGAGCGGGAGCTGCTGCGCCGGCCGGTGGACGCACCGTGGACCGAAGCGGACGTGCCGCTGCTGGACGAGGCCGCCGAACTGCTCGGCGAGCTCGATCCCGCCGCGGGCCGTGGGCTTGCCCAGCAGGAACACGACCGCGCCCGGGACCTCGCCAACGCCAAGCAGACCCTCGAGAACATGCAGATGGCGGGCGTGGACCCGCTGATGTCTGCGGAGGAACTGGCCGAGCAGAACCGCGAACAGGAAGCCCGGCAGACGGCCGCGGAGCGTGCCACCAGCGACCGCACCTGGGCGTTCGGGCACATCGTGGTGGACGAAGCCCAGGAGCTCTCGCCCATGCAGTGGCGGCTCCTTGTCCGGCGCTGCCCGCTGAAGTCCTTCACCATTGTGGGGGACATTGCCCAGACCAGTTCCGTGGCCGGTGCCAACTCCTGGCAGGGCGCCCTGGCCCCGATGTTCGGTGAACGCTGGCAGCTCGAGGAGCTGACCGTCAACTACCGCACGCCGTCCCAGATCGCGGAGGCCGCGGTCCGGATGGCTAACGCCGCAGGCCTGGTGGTGTCCGCGCCCAAGGCCGTCCGCGAGGGCCGCTGGTCGCCCATTGTCGACGAAGTGGAAGCGGGCGCGGTGGTCAGCCGCCTTGTCGAGGTCCTTCCGGAGGAGCTGGAAGCGCTCGACGGCGGCCTGCTCGCCGTGATTGCCGACGGTGAGCTGCTGCCTGCCGCCACATCGGCGCTGCGTGCGGCGTACGGGCGCCGCATCGGCACCGGTGCCGGCAGCTACGAGCAGGACATCGTGGTCATCAGCCCCCGCGAGGCGAAGGGCCTGGAGTTCGATGGCGTGGTGGTCCTGGAGCCATCCACCATGCTGAACCACGAGCACGGCAAGGTGGGCGACCTGTACGTGGCCATGACCCGCGCCACGCAGCGCCTGCGGCTGATCGCGGCGCAGCCCGTCCCGGCCGGCATTGTCCGCTGA
- the tyrS gene encoding tyrosine--tRNA ligase, translated as MPDINSLETQQNDPTFANVWQELKWRGLVHVSTDEAELEKLLAGGPVTYYCGFDPTAPSLHLGNLVQLLVMRRLQLAGHKPLGLVGGSTGMIGDPRPTAERTLNTKDTVAEWVGYLQAQVRRFLSFEGDNAARMVNNLDWTAPLSAIDFLREVGKHFRVGTMLRKDAVASRLSSDEGISYTEFSYQILQGMDYLQLYRDYACMLQTGGSDQWGNLTSGTELIRKVEGKSVHALGTPLITNSDGTKFGKSEGNAIWLDAGMCSAYAFYQFWLNTADADVVDRLKVFTFLTRAEIEDIATSVAERPFAREGQRKLAFEVTSLVHGVEATEKVIAASAALFGNGDLGALDKQTLQAATSELPTATVQVDALGIVDLLVASGLSESKSAARRTVGEGGAYVNNEKVLDPETVIAESELLHGQYLLLRRGKKNLATVEVLVP; from the coding sequence GTGCCAGACATCAACAGCCTCGAAACGCAACAGAACGACCCCACCTTCGCCAACGTTTGGCAGGAGCTGAAGTGGCGTGGCCTCGTCCACGTCTCCACCGACGAAGCTGAGCTTGAGAAGCTCCTCGCCGGCGGGCCGGTCACGTACTATTGCGGCTTCGACCCCACCGCCCCCAGCCTGCACCTGGGCAACCTGGTGCAGCTGCTGGTCATGCGGCGGCTGCAGCTCGCCGGGCACAAGCCCCTGGGCCTCGTGGGCGGTTCCACCGGCATGATCGGCGATCCGCGGCCGACGGCGGAACGCACCTTGAACACGAAGGACACGGTTGCCGAATGGGTCGGGTACCTCCAGGCGCAGGTACGCCGTTTCCTCAGCTTCGAGGGTGACAACGCCGCCCGGATGGTGAACAACCTGGACTGGACTGCGCCGCTGAGTGCCATCGACTTCCTGCGCGAAGTGGGCAAGCACTTCCGTGTAGGCACCATGCTGCGCAAGGACGCCGTTGCGTCCCGGCTCAGCTCGGACGAGGGCATCAGCTACACGGAATTCAGCTACCAGATCCTCCAGGGCATGGACTACCTGCAGCTCTACCGTGATTACGCTTGCATGCTGCAGACCGGCGGTTCGGACCAGTGGGGCAACCTGACGAGCGGCACCGAGCTTATCCGCAAGGTGGAGGGCAAGAGCGTCCACGCCCTGGGAACGCCGTTGATCACCAACTCCGACGGAACAAAGTTCGGCAAGAGCGAAGGGAACGCCATCTGGCTGGATGCCGGCATGTGCAGCGCCTACGCCTTCTACCAGTTCTGGCTGAACACGGCAGATGCGGACGTCGTAGACCGGCTCAAGGTGTTCACCTTCCTCACCCGCGCGGAGATCGAGGATATTGCCACGTCCGTTGCCGAGCGTCCCTTCGCCCGTGAGGGCCAGCGGAAGCTCGCCTTCGAAGTGACCTCGCTGGTCCACGGTGTTGAGGCTACGGAGAAGGTGATTGCCGCATCCGCCGCCCTTTTCGGCAACGGTGACCTTGGCGCGCTGGACAAGCAGACCCTGCAGGCGGCCACCTCAGAGCTCCCCACCGCCACGGTGCAGGTGGACGCGTTGGGAATTGTGGACCTGCTGGTGGCGTCCGGCCTGTCGGAAAGCAAGTCGGCAGCCCGGCGCACTGTTGGCGAAGGCGGCGCCTACGTCAACAATGAAAAGGTGCTGGACCCGGAAACAGTCATTGCGGAATCTGAACTTCTTCACGGGCAGTACCTGCTGCTCCGCCGGGGCAAGAAGAACCTTGCAACGGTGGAAGTGCTGGTCCCGTAG
- the argH gene encoding argininosuccinate lyase encodes MVEPVETQKTEATNAGALWGGRFAGGPADALAALSKSTHFDWRLARYDIAGSKAHARVLHKAGLLDDAELEGMLAALTQLDEDVASGAYLPAESDEDVHGSLERGLIERAGAQLGGKLRAGRSRNDQVATLGRMFLRDHARIIARGVLATIDALVEQAKAHQGVAMPGRTHLQHAQPVLLSHHLLAHAWPLLRDVQRLQDWDKRAGVSPYGSGALAGSSLGLDPEAVAADLGFFSAAHNSIDGTAARDVFAEFAWVCSMIGVDLSRISEEVIFWATKEFSFVTLHDSYSTGSSIMPQKKNPDVAELARGKAGRLIGNLTGLLATLKGLPLAYNRDLQEDKEPVFDAADTLELLLPAVSGMIATLTFNRERMESLAPQGFALATDIAEWLVRQGVPFREAHELSGAAVKQAESRGVELWDLTDDEYAAISEHLTPEVRTVLSTEGSLNSRNSQGGTAPAAVERQLAALESELAGVREYAGQ; translated from the coding sequence GTGGTTGAGCCTGTCGAAACCCAAAAAACCGAAGCCACGAACGCAGGTGCACTGTGGGGCGGCCGGTTCGCCGGCGGCCCCGCGGATGCCCTCGCCGCACTGAGCAAGTCCACGCACTTCGACTGGCGGCTGGCCCGCTACGACATCGCCGGGTCCAAGGCGCACGCCCGCGTGCTCCACAAGGCCGGGCTGCTGGACGACGCCGAGCTCGAGGGTATGCTCGCGGCGCTCACGCAGCTGGATGAGGACGTTGCGTCTGGAGCCTACCTGCCGGCGGAATCCGACGAGGACGTGCACGGGTCGCTGGAACGCGGACTGATCGAACGCGCCGGCGCCCAGCTGGGCGGCAAGCTCCGCGCGGGCCGGTCCCGCAACGACCAGGTGGCAACCCTGGGCCGGATGTTCCTGCGGGACCACGCACGCATCATCGCCCGCGGCGTCCTGGCCACTATTGATGCGCTGGTGGAACAGGCGAAGGCCCACCAGGGTGTGGCCATGCCCGGCCGCACGCACCTGCAGCATGCCCAGCCGGTGCTGCTCAGCCATCACCTGCTGGCCCACGCCTGGCCGCTGCTGCGCGATGTCCAGCGGCTCCAGGACTGGGACAAGCGGGCCGGCGTCTCGCCGTACGGTTCGGGCGCCCTGGCCGGTTCGTCCCTGGGGCTGGACCCGGAGGCAGTGGCCGCGGACCTCGGGTTCTTCTCCGCCGCGCACAACTCGATCGACGGCACCGCTGCCCGCGATGTCTTCGCCGAGTTCGCCTGGGTCTGCTCCATGATCGGCGTGGACCTGTCCCGGATCTCCGAGGAAGTCATCTTCTGGGCCACCAAGGAGTTCTCCTTCGTCACGCTGCATGACTCCTACTCCACAGGGTCCTCGATCATGCCGCAGAAGAAGAACCCGGACGTGGCGGAGCTGGCACGCGGCAAGGCGGGGCGCCTGATCGGCAACCTGACCGGGCTGCTGGCCACGCTCAAGGGCCTGCCGCTGGCGTACAACCGCGACCTCCAGGAGGACAAGGAACCGGTGTTCGACGCCGCGGACACCCTGGAGCTGCTGCTCCCGGCCGTCTCCGGCATGATCGCCACCCTCACGTTCAACCGGGAGCGGATGGAATCGCTGGCCCCGCAGGGGTTTGCGCTGGCCACGGACATTGCCGAATGGCTGGTCCGCCAGGGCGTGCCGTTCCGCGAGGCGCACGAACTGTCCGGCGCCGCCGTCAAGCAGGCCGAGTCCCGCGGCGTGGAGCTGTGGGACCTGACCGACGACGAGTACGCGGCCATCTCGGAGCACCTCACCCCTGAGGTCCGCACCGTGCTGTCCACCGAGGGGTCGCTGAACAGCCGCAACTCGCAGGGCGGAACGGCACCGGCCGCCGTCGAACGCCAGCTGGCCGCGCTCGAAAGCGAGCTTGCCGGCGTGCGGGAGTACGCCGGGCAGTAG
- a CDS encoding DNA-3-methyladenine glycosylase, translating to MTEDPSTAVRPLREVLAGDARELAPLLLGAVLTHDSREGPVSVRLTEVEAYLGPEDSLHPDPGSHTFRGQTPRNAPMFGPAGHLYVYFTYGMHHCTNIVCGPDGVASALLLRAGEIVEGAGLAHLRRPTSKAPSDLARGPARLAKALGLTTADSGRDALAPPFRLVLPSGPPTDVSSGPRVGVSGAGGSDEYAWRFWLTGDPTVSAYKAAQPRSRTRKPPMSGSAGFHKR from the coding sequence ATGACTGAAGATCCGTCGACGGCGGTGCGGCCGCTGCGGGAAGTCCTCGCCGGAGATGCGCGGGAGCTGGCACCGCTCCTTTTGGGTGCCGTGCTCACCCACGATTCCCGCGAGGGGCCGGTATCAGTCCGGCTCACCGAGGTGGAGGCCTATCTTGGGCCCGAGGATTCACTGCATCCGGATCCGGGATCGCACACGTTCCGCGGCCAAACCCCGCGGAACGCCCCCATGTTCGGGCCGGCCGGGCACCTGTACGTCTACTTCACCTACGGCATGCACCACTGCACCAACATCGTCTGCGGTCCCGACGGCGTTGCCTCCGCGCTGTTGCTGCGCGCCGGCGAAATTGTGGAGGGTGCTGGCCTTGCGCACCTCCGGCGGCCCACGTCGAAGGCGCCCTCGGACCTTGCCCGGGGCCCGGCCCGGCTCGCCAAGGCGCTGGGACTGACCACGGCGGACAGCGGCCGGGATGCCCTGGCCCCGCCGTTCCGGCTGGTGCTTCCGTCCGGCCCTCCAACGGATGTCAGTTCCGGTCCCCGCGTGGGCGTATCGGGCGCAGGCGGTTCCGACGAGTACGCCTGGCGTTTCTGGCTCACCGGCGACCCCACAGTCTCCGCCTACAAGGCGGCCCAACCGCGGTCCAGGACGCGAAAGCCTCCCATGTCCGGGAGCGCCGGGTTTCACAAGCGTTAA
- a CDS encoding maleylpyruvate isomerase family mycothiol-dependent enzyme: protein MTAPAPDILLPALHKAAGDLTTDVGKLTDGDVKAPSALPGWTRGHVLAHLTGISNAMARQLEYAARGETVELYDGGMDGRNRAIDMAAGHDAATHQADLSAALDRALRAFDALPGVKDSSANRTGWWAPIAYRRGVVLDGGLALWRELTIHNADLLTGRGPETWGRDFCSHLFEFLEPRVQPGDRLLLQPLGLPPVSLGSGNRSIVVNGMLTDLAAWLAGREPTLGSLRASANADGTDLPELLPWPAATPAAK, encoded by the coding sequence ATGACAGCTCCCGCACCGGATATCCTGCTTCCCGCACTCCACAAGGCCGCCGGCGACCTCACCACGGACGTCGGCAAACTCACCGACGGGGACGTGAAGGCGCCGTCCGCGCTTCCCGGGTGGACCCGCGGCCACGTCCTGGCGCACCTCACCGGAATTTCCAACGCGATGGCGCGGCAGCTGGAGTACGCGGCCCGCGGAGAGACGGTTGAGCTGTACGACGGCGGGATGGATGGCAGGAACCGGGCCATCGACATGGCAGCCGGCCACGACGCCGCCACCCACCAGGCTGACCTGTCCGCCGCCCTTGACCGGGCGCTGCGGGCCTTTGATGCCCTCCCCGGGGTCAAGGATTCGTCCGCCAACCGCACCGGATGGTGGGCTCCCATCGCCTACCGCCGGGGAGTGGTGCTCGACGGCGGGCTGGCACTGTGGCGCGAACTCACCATCCACAACGCGGACCTCCTCACCGGCAGGGGACCCGAAACCTGGGGCAGGGACTTCTGCAGCCACCTCTTCGAATTCCTCGAACCGAGGGTGCAGCCCGGAGACAGGCTCCTCCTGCAGCCCCTCGGACTGCCGCCGGTGTCGTTGGGCAGCGGCAACCGCTCCATTGTGGTCAACGGCATGCTCACCGACCTTGCGGCCTGGCTTGCCGGCCGGGAACCCACCCTCGGAAGCCTCCGTGCTTCGGCCAACGCGGACGGCACGGACCTTCCAGAGCTGCTGCCCTGGCCCGCCGCTACTCCGGCAGCCAAGTAA
- a CDS encoding DNA-3-methyladenine glycosylase 2 family protein, translated as MDFWQRYRAIDARDTRFDGQFFTAVRSTGIYCRPSCPARTPKASNVTFYETSAAAHDAGYRACKRCLPEAVPGTPAWNIRQDIAGRAMRLINDGVINRDGVEGLAARLGYSSRQLNRILTQELGAGPLSLARAGRAQTARTLLVSTGMKLADIAFAAGFSSVRQFNETVAEVFAMTPSALRATARPGSAAGATTALSLSLPYRRPFDPGIFSFLAVRAIPGIEVGTPTSYARTLRLPHGDARFTVAYDDGARGRPLTLTVGAVDLRDLPALLSRVRRLFDLDADPEAIDGTLGVDRRLAASVAETPGIRMPGALDPQELLVRAMVGQQITVAAARTALTQLAAAGSPSSSPAEGLDRMFPTPAETAAAEHLLRGPRRRTEALLHAASAMADGRLQFGYGDDLASLTAALLPLPGVGPWTVGYVAMRVLGAPDIFLANDAAVRNGIRALDPGGGAAAPDFREVSPWRSYATMHLWRAAATPKKPTHKSDANPPVKVMP; from the coding sequence ATGGACTTTTGGCAGCGCTACCGTGCCATCGATGCGCGGGACACCCGCTTCGACGGGCAGTTTTTCACGGCTGTCCGGTCCACCGGGATTTACTGCCGCCCGTCCTGCCCGGCACGGACGCCCAAAGCCTCGAACGTGACGTTCTACGAAACGTCAGCTGCGGCGCACGACGCCGGCTACCGGGCCTGCAAACGCTGCCTCCCGGAGGCCGTGCCCGGCACGCCGGCGTGGAATATCCGCCAGGACATCGCCGGCCGGGCCATGCGCCTGATCAACGACGGCGTGATCAACCGGGACGGGGTGGAAGGCCTCGCCGCCCGGTTGGGGTACTCGTCGCGGCAGCTGAACAGGATCCTGACCCAGGAACTGGGCGCCGGCCCCCTGTCCCTGGCCCGGGCAGGACGCGCCCAGACCGCCCGGACGCTTCTGGTCTCGACAGGCATGAAGCTGGCAGACATCGCCTTTGCCGCGGGCTTCAGCAGTGTGCGGCAGTTCAATGAAACAGTGGCTGAAGTCTTCGCCATGACGCCCTCCGCACTCCGGGCCACCGCACGGCCCGGCAGCGCCGCCGGCGCAACGACGGCCCTGAGCCTCAGCCTTCCCTACCGGCGGCCCTTTGATCCAGGCATCTTCTCCTTCCTGGCTGTGCGCGCCATTCCCGGCATCGAGGTGGGAACGCCCACCTCCTACGCGCGCACGCTGCGCCTTCCCCATGGCGATGCGCGGTTTACGGTGGCGTACGACGACGGCGCCCGGGGGCGGCCGCTGACACTCACCGTCGGCGCGGTGGACCTGCGCGATCTCCCCGCACTGCTGAGCCGGGTCCGGCGGCTTTTCGACCTGGACGCCGACCCGGAGGCGATCGACGGCACCCTCGGCGTGGACCGGAGGCTCGCGGCGTCTGTGGCTGAAACGCCGGGAATCCGGATGCCAGGCGCCCTTGATCCGCAGGAACTGCTGGTCCGCGCAATGGTGGGCCAGCAGATCACGGTAGCCGCAGCCCGCACGGCACTCACCCAGCTTGCCGCCGCGGGCAGTCCCAGCAGTTCTCCCGCAGAAGGACTGGACCGGATGTTTCCCACACCCGCGGAAACCGCGGCAGCGGAGCACCTGCTGCGCGGCCCCCGCCGGCGGACCGAGGCGCTCCTGCACGCCGCCTCAGCCATGGCTGACGGGCGGCTCCAGTTCGGCTACGGCGATGACCTCGCAAGCCTCACCGCGGCACTGCTGCCGCTGCCCGGCGTCGGGCCCTGGACGGTGGGCTATGTGGCCATGCGCGTCCTGGGCGCTCCGGACATCTTCCTGGCCAACGACGCAGCCGTCCGCAACGGAATACGCGCCCTCGACCCCGGCGGAGGTGCCGCTGCCCCGGACTTCCGCGAGGTCAGCCCGTGGCGCTCCTACGCCACCATGCACCTGTGGCGCGCCGCGGCCACGCCCAAGAAGCCAACACACAAAAGCGACGCAAATCCTCCCGTGAAAGTGATGCCATGA